The genome window TTGAGGAGATATGAAGCACTTTATCTTGGATAGTGCAGTATAAAATGAAATAACATTATAATCCCACTAAGTGATATATATTTACATCAGTATATATCAAATCTTTGGGGATATGAATGTTTCAAATCCAATCTTATTAACATTCTGAAGGAACAATCCATATAAATGCCACTGTATATtcaaatttaacacttaaaaacaCAACACTTGACCAGAACAAACAACACTGCCGTAGAAACTACAGCAAACTTGCAGGAAAAAGCTCACCTCCAATACTCTTTGATTCTGTTAATGCACTCTGCCTTAGTGCCAGACAATCTCAGTTTAAGTTTCCGCAAATAAGTTTTGCACTCAAATAGATTTAGCTCTTCTAACTGACTCCCTTCTGTAAAACCAAAAACATCCTTAAGTTGACTAACCAACCATTTATACAAGTTTTTGCATTTGGAACCCTATTGCGATAACATTTAATCAACAGAAAAgtttaatagattttataattacaaaaaGCAATAGTAGAATCACCCAGAATAGTCTGATCGTCAGCTTCCTGGTTTTCTATCTATTTCAGTTAACATTGAAATCTACACATTTGGAGAGGAACCAAACCAACAGTTACAGATagtttaaaagaaaaacaattctGAATTTATCAGCATCATCAGTAACGACTGCATCAAAGTCTCTAAAGTGAATCctaaatatttttcaaccaTCCAAAAAATCATGATCAAGCCATAGTCCGAAACAACATGTCAATATAACACATTACCCTAATGGGTCCTGGTCCCCAGCAATTATATGGCATATCGATTTCTAACTGTTGGATGAGATATCCAAAGGCTGTGATATTAAAAAAAGTGAGGCTGAAAGGGTGTTTTCAGCGCTTAATAAAtgctaaaaaatttataagcCATCAAACAACATGGATCTGCCCAAAGTAGATTTTTCAAGCGTTTTTCTTCATCAACTAGggttttatgaaaaaaataccaCCACTTTCTTCATTTAAACAAGATAACAAATCAAACTACACTTGAGCATCTTTCTTTCTTTCATCACGAACCACATTGTTAACATTTTGACTACCAAACCCCACATTATTTACTCTTCCCTTCATATTACTAAAAAGGCTCAAGGACCGACACCCTAAATAATCAAAGTCTAATAAGATTTAGCCGCCGCCGTTATGTGTCTTTCACGTCgaatcaaatttaatttatttgggGACACGACTTCATGATTGTGTTCAAGTTCAAGTGTAGTCAACTCCCACTAATTTTTTTCCCTCTTCTTGACAAAGTACATCCTAACTTTACAACCTCTTCAAGGAATTTTATCCCGACGGCCGACGCCTCTTACCCTTACTCCTACTTACACACAATTCCTCGTCGACAGCATCACTAACGTCTTTATTTTTACCCATTAGTCTCCAGATAAACATACGAGCATATATTTCATCTACTTTTGACCttttttgtgtttgttgtaTTTTTAAGACGAATTTTAAGGGCATATGTCCTTAAAAATCTCTCCCCCGCTTCTAAACTATCAAATCTTTGATCTAAAGAGGAAAAATCGATACTTTTATTTTACTCATCTAAATCCACATCAATATTCACATTCTCGTTATTATCATTAACTTCATTTTCAACAAAGAtttcatcatcaacatcatcatcatcaatattCACAAACACATTCTCTACATCCTTATCACCTTTTACCACATCATCAATATCTAttacattattattatcaattatTCTGTTCTTTATCTAGGGACAGAGTTTTGAAACACAGAATCCGCCATTTTAACTGCAAAATCAACTTGTTTGGTGTAGAGATTTACCACAATTATGCCTTTCTCTTTCACCCAAGCAATTGTCTTTCTTTTTCTCCAAAGCTCTCTCCTTTGCAATTTCACATAAAATGAACCAAAATACCTATTCTAGGTTAAATATGAGTGAAATCGGGATCTTGAGTTTTCCGGCACTTTTAAACCGGTGAAAAAAGTTTTCGTCTGGCTGTTTAAAGGCACTGGAAACACTCATTTGACGGTTAAAAAGCGTTGAAAGCAAGGTGGAGATGTTAAAATCTCAGCCGTTAAACATCTCATTCAACGCCCAGAAAAGTAAATGTCAGTTAACAGTCCCCCGGCATACGATTGCTAGGGACAGGACCCTACCCTAATTATGCACACAATAAAAATAGAACAGCAGATAATCAGCCAGCGAAATAAAAAGACGTAAACCTTCGAGTAGGCGAGTCACTTTGTTGCAGATATCCCCTTCCTTGTCCACTCCATCATCAGCATTGCAAAAATTATCATCATCAGAAGCTGCTGAAGAATCCAAAACATCTTCCTCGAACTCAGAGCCACTCTCTTCATCACCaacattatcatcatcatcatcactatttCAAGTTATTCGATCATTAATTTAGGGTTTATAACTTAAAATCATAAGATTAGCATTAATACAATTGATcaaagtaaataatattacACAACTAAACAAGAATTATTACCAGGAAGTGGAGCTGCTAATGTCTTGATAACAATCATCGTCGTCTTTGTCCGATGAAATCGTAATGAAAGCTCGCTTTTTACCTCTTGTGTCACACATGTTTTTCgcccaaaatcaaaatcaattctTGCCCCTTTGTGTTCTGTAAATTGAAATGTCATTGCCTTATTTATACATGATTTATAATAAGTTATGATTTTCATTACATATTTTTAGCCttgaaattcaaaaattaggCATGCAAGATTAACCGATGCCATTGCTTCTGTTAATTTTACTAATTCCGGTGCTGATTTTCCCATTGCGTAAATAGTTCAAATATAAacagatttatttttaatatttgtatccaaaatctgaaagttTATATTATGCTACTAAGCTGAAATCACATTGAATCTTAAATAATTTACTCCACCGacccatttaattttatactttaattCTCACCCACActtttatgttttataaaatattattttttaacttattaaatttttattcaaaaaaaaacttaaaataagttaaaattccctatgtttcaaattagatatcccttttaaaaaatcacacagtgtactaaaaagaaatatttataaatatgtgtactatattttacaatgtatattaaaatacgtgtcgcaTTCTCGTCTCCTAATATATAATACAAGATATACAATTCACGTCTCCTATGTACACAATTCACGTCTccatgtatacaattcattgtggTCTTCTAATATATAGGATTCATTGTTGCAACCCCATCTTCCAACGCAATATATACAACTCCAATTCATCATGAGATGAAGCGCAATATATACAACTCCAATTCATCATGAGATTGGagccccaatgtatacaacaaAGTGGGATGTATGCAACAAAGTGGGATGAAGTGggtattttttcatatttagacaACAtagtattttgatttattttaggtATTTCCACCCGTGCTTCAGTAAAGAAAATTGCCTCGTCGGAACTTCGATACGTTTTCCTACTAACAGTAGCAAGACAAAAACAGTACAGTAATTATCTGAAACCATCTGAATACAGCTACCTCCGTgacaacaatttaaaaataaacacCGGAAGATGTATTTACATGACTTAAACATATACACAGAACTTTAGATGTGTCACACAAAGTACACAACCGACATTATCAATAATGCAACATACTTAATATAATTACATGTGAAAATCAACTGCAGGCAGACGAAATTGTGGGTATGGCACAAAAGGGCAGGGGTGGTCTCATATTTTTTCATGAGTTCGGTTTCCGCAACTGACAATGATAACTCTGAGTTCGAGCAAATAGCTCCCCTTCCCAATTCCACTTGAAAAATTCATTttacaagaaataaaattaatatatttctaaCTAAAGCAATTTAAGGCTCCCGGTAACAGAATGAATTCAATAAACTGATGATCGCCGGGGAAATCTTAAACACCTCTTGTTCGCATAGCTCACATGGCAACAAAGAAGCAATGATTGCGATGGATGCTGGATGGCTGGGTCATTGAGCTTTCGCAAGAGACCTACTAGATACTCCGTGTAACAATTTCACAAATCCCAGAAAACTAAGCTTTCCATCAGTGTGTCTGATCCAGTCATGTAGGACGGCATGAACTGGGACAGACGGGCTGAGGCCAAGTTCCTGAAACAATATGCCATGTATCCGATTATTCAAGGTATGCTAAACACACACAAAAGacaaaagaaaaatgaaaaaaagaagAGGGAATTGATGACTAGGCTCCATCATTTACCATATAGACTCCGATCTTTTTCTTTAAACATGAAAATTACATAATTACCCAGAGTACAAACAAGATCAATTAACTCCATCACTGAAGTTTCATAATTTacatgtgaaaatataaaaaaaggagCTTGTTTAGTAAAATGGAGCTTATTCAGCACTCTTAGCAATTCCCCAAGAAAAATATTAGTTTGAAACTCTTTTTTGTCGATCACAGAACATGTACTTTCCGTCGAGTAGCattaaatatgagaaatttATTAGTTTGATTGCCAGGAAGAATGCAACTTACAGAAGCTAGTTCCTCAATCATAATGGCTCTGTTACCATCTTTCTCAAAAAGTTCATATGCGCACCGAGCATGTTGCTCCCATCGATCAAGAGCCTCAAGCTGATGAACACTTGTAGCTGCTGCACAAAATTCCTCAAAATCCATTCTTCTATATTGCAGGGCATTAAGCTAACAAAAAGAGAACAAAGTTTAGCAATTTGAAACCAATTAATTAGCATGAGAGGTGCTGATCTCAGCCTCATGATTTATGAAAGTTGAAGCACATACTGATGCGAGAAAATCATGAACACGTGACTCCTTCATGGCTTCCGTCGCATTTTTCATCAAAGCCTGCCCATATCTCTAAATATAAGatcacttttataataaaagattacTACACAAACAtactattttgaaaatttttaaccTGTTTAATGTTATCCAGGCATATGGAGCCATTTTTGTTTGGTTCCAACAGTGCAAATTGCTCCTTCAAATAAAATAACTCATCTACAGTTAAAGTTTTGGATAAAGCCTGCAAATAATTACAAAAGAGAGTATAATTATAAGAATGTGTACATAACCTCGAAAACTACAGGTACAAGGACTACATAATACATCATGTCAGCAAAAAACCCGACAAGACACAGGTACTCCTCAACTCCATAGAACATGTTTAGCATTATTATATAACTGATGACTGTTGTGACTTGTTTACAAGCAACATGGCCCACGGGGAACCACCAAGGACTAGCCAAGAGTATGAATTACTATTGGTAGTACATACTAGCACACAACAAGTACATGCAGAATCTAGTCGGTGAGGgcattaataatttgaaatttgaacctTTTGCATATGCAGGTTCTAACTGAAGGGAAAGATCTCCCAAAATAGGAAATAGCAGATTTTTTTCCTATACTATCACTATTTCCCCTCTGGATGGCAATGGCCTTAAAACAAAAATGGATTGTTGCAGCTTAATATGAATTTGAACCCTTTATGCaagcaatttttttaaaaatacaatattttaaaattacatgGAACCTGGGATGTAGAAGCCAGTTACATTGAGTAAACAATGGTAACTTATACATTGCTAGGTAAAAATTGTTACATTTAGCATGAACCAACATATACATGTATTTCTCCAGGAGGTTATTCACTTCTGTCAACTAGATTCATATACTAGTAAATGATTTCTTCAAACTGATCAGTAATAGCCAGAAATATTATGACATGGGGACTGAAACTTCACACACAAAAAGAAGAAGGtttcttataaataaataaaaaaaacgtaaAAGAGGTGATATTGAAATACAAGCCATTAATGAAGAAGAACGATACACACCCTTAAAGCAGCTTTCCGCAGAGGAGATGAACGCATGTAAGCctttaaaagtttaaatatcaatatGTCCAGTGGCACTTTGATGTCATTATTGCTCCTAATCCACGGATGACCTGCAATGTACATTTTTTATTGTCCATGAACATAAAGAAAAGGGGAAGGGAATGAGATCTTAGAATCCAACTGTCAAGGTTCAGGCACTCACTGAGAGCTTGAGCAGCAGTCATCCTTTTCCTTGGATCTTTATTTAATAAACGTTTAACAAAGTCTTTTGCCTCGGCAGATAGAGAAGGCCAGGGTGGTTCCTCAAATATAGGATCAGCTTTTAGAACTGCTCTAAAGATTCCAGATTCTGTTCGAGCCCAAAATGGACGGCTACCacataacaatatatatgatatgACACCTATACTCCAGACATCTGCTTCTGTACTGTAAGATCTATGCAATACTTCCGGTGCAACATAATAAGCGCTGCCGACTATATCATTGAGCCTttcatctatatatatacataagatGGTCAACTTTCGAAATACAAAGAAGTGTAGAAAACAGTGAAGTAAGAGGTTATTGAAGGTTAAGGGAAAAACCTGGCTTCACAAAATCTGAAAGTCCAAAATCAATGGCCTTCAGTGGTGAGTCCTCGTCCTTTGACATAAACAAGAAATTCTGAACAAGAAATTAGCTGCAGTCAGATAAAATGACAGGAGGCACCATATATAAGCAATAGAGGACAGTTGGTGATACAGGACAAAATATAAGAAGTATATAAATTGCTAATGGCATATAAGAGATTTAATCTATAGCCTGACCTGTAGAAAAAATTATCAccataaatatataacatacctgTTCATTGGGGAGTCGTATAATTTTCCGTAATTAATTTCATAAGCAAGTTATTGAGACATATTCATACATAAACAGTTAGTAAACTTGTGACTTGGAAGTTATCATATTTGTTTTCATCGTCTACATGTCTCAAAtcatttatacattaaatacaTGCAAATCGCCAATGAAGCAGCAGACAAAATAGATGCGATTGAACTGAAATCCATAGGAAAAACTCATTTATTCTTGTCACAAGAGCTTTAGATGCAAACTACACCAAATACTATTTTAAAGCTATAAAAAATCTCTCACCTCTGGCTTAAGATCCCGGTGTACCACGCCTTGCAGATGACAAAATGCAACGACATTTAATATTTGTATCATCACAGCTTTAGCATCATCTTCTGTGTACTTTCCACCCCTGCAATTCACAATCACGAGCATTTATAAGTCATTGACTGCTTAGGATTTTAGTCCACATATTACTCTTTTTCATTGCTGTTCAGatccaaatatatatgtaacataACTAAAACAGTTGAGCAGCTAATAATAAGAGTAATACCTCGCAAGTATCTTATCCAAAAGTTCCCCACCTTCACATAACCTGAAATATAAGTACGACTTTGTTATTGCGGTCTGAGTCACGTTAATATAAGCAGAATAGACTTCTTACATATGTTGACAATTAACCTACACATCTCCCAGTAATCAATTAATTTCTTGTAGCTATGACTGTTCAGACTGACAAAAGATCGActcttttttttgcaaaaaacgATATCCCTCCAATATAATCAGCTTAGGAGTTTACAAGATAAAGATATCattgaatatttaataaaagaaaCACCATTTGTCACCTACTCCCCTACACGTAATCTCTTCCCTCCTATTTTGTGGGGGGAGGGTTCGAGGTAGATGAAGGGTTCTCCCCACTACCATATAAAAACAGTGGAATCCTATTCTTATCAAATACGGGGGCTCAATAAAGAAAATATCGAATGTGCTCTAGCGATGATAGAGAACGTTGTAGAAAGAAAATTTACGGGCATAccatgacaaaaaaaaacacagaaAAAGAGATGGATGCATTTAATGCATATAAAGTATAGACTTACTCCATCACAACATAAACGTTTTCATGATCCTCATATGCATCATAGAACTGCACTAGATTACTATGCCCTGTCAAAGCTCTCAAAATCTTCACCTCCCTTCTCACATCCTCAATGGCTATGGCCGTAGTCATCTGGGAACAAAGGAAAATtaactcaaattcaaattcGGAGATACATAAAAAAATGTAATACAGTACACTAATATGGTAAGATATGTTCACTGTAAGGCACAATATTAGTCCAATACTAGGTGCAGCgagcaaaagaaataaaaaatctaaTGAACTTAAGGATAGAGATTCAAACAAGTGAAACCTTTTAAAACACCAACCCTAGTAGAATTAGACTTGTACTTGTACATACAGTTAGACAACCTGAGGCCGAGCGTCTGATCATGGTCAGAAAATGATCCGCTCCCCACAGGATGGTACACTATGGGGGACAACTATTGTGCATGGCTGGCATGTATTTGCAGTGGTGGGTGTCTGTGACTTGTTCCGGGTGGGTAAAGCTCCTTCACAACCTTAGAGATTACAAAAGTGTAAACTACTAAACTGACAATGGGTATCTATCCTGTTACAACTCATATGCCTCTGTACTTAATTTGATGGAACACTCATTTTTGAACAGGAAGAATTTTACCGGAACTGTGACACGAAAAGGAAGGAATGTTTATGGAGCTGGTGTGCAGCTGCAAGATACATTTAAAATGCTACTTAAGCCAATATTACTAAATTAGTTATCGTCATATACTTGAATTCAACTATCACCTCTCTCACTCTCATCTATTTTCAGCTTCCCGTGTTCCTCTTGAAACAGTCATGAAAGTGCCACTGTGGCCTTTATTTGTGTTTACCATGAAACAGAATGATGAAGACTCCATCCTAATAGTCTATTCAGTATTCACCTTCATACCAGCACAGCAACAATTGCCAACTTGTATGCACTACCTGTCTACCTCTAACTAATGTTCCATGTTCAAATATCTTAATAaatctccaaaaaaaaaaaaaaacagaagataCAAATTCTTAGCAGTCAATCACAGAATCCGAAAACTATACACTAACATGTTAAATTATCTAAAGCTCCACAACATcacttaatatttaaaaaacacATATAATTACAGTATATCAAACAGTTCAGTTTATCACCCCGAGATCACCAATTCACATTGCTGAAAATTCCCTCTACACACAGATCTGATCATACCAACAACAACTCACACATACAACCAACAAATCAAACATCACAATTATCCGAAACTGAAACAAAttcaaactaaaattcaaattcaaaatttgatacCTTTGCTTTGGGAATAACTTTAACAGCCACATCTTTCCCTTTACTATCCCCTTTCTTGAACTTGGCCTTACAAGTATACCCAAAATGCCCTCTCCCAACCTCCTCTCCCACCTCATACTTACTAGCAAAATTCTTCGAAAACCCGAAACTCTTGTCCAATCCCCCACCCTCCACTTCCTCTCCTTCCGGTATCGCTGCCTCATTAGGCTTCACTCTCCGGGCCCAAACGGCCTTTATATGCTTCGCCGGAGACGGCGGCGGAAACGGCCGCTTGAAAAACCTCTTGGGCGTCGAGTTGGAGCTCGAATTCAACGGAGATCTCGCCGGGGATTTCTTGGAGAAGAGAAAGTGCGCCGGACTCGGACTGTAGAAGGGGAAAAACGGCGACTTTTTGGCCAATTCACCGTCCTCCCGCGACTTTTTCGCCGGATTTTCAGGGTTTTTGGGTTCTGGGTTTTCTTGAATTTCAATGTGATTTGAGAGATTGGGTTCTGGTGGGGGCTTAGAAACGCAGATACCCATCTCTTTTCACTCAATTCTCCGCTGATTTCAAACTGTTTTcttgtgtttttgtgttttcAGGGTTTAATATAAGCAAGATTTTTGTctgtggagagagagagagggtggaTGGGGATAATGGGGATCGGTAGAATCTGATAAAAAGGAAACGACGATGAGTTcgctttttgtatatatatacaaaaaattatataagtatatatgttTGAGTAGTTGAAGattatgtatgattattattatgcTCATGTATTGACCAGACTGTACTATTATACAGTTTTAGTTTTTGCAACTGAGTCGTCTGAATACCGCAACAGCCatggaactattgtgaaggtcaattgtgaagctaccattttcgggattgatgtaggttggattactcgagaagcctttgtattcattttcaatttcaagaatcaTTGGATTCATtgtgttaagcagtctggaaacaatgcggctatttgtttagctcgttttattgtttattaacctgattgcattgtcagttggggatctgtcccgactagacttgttttaatttaatggagtgaatttgcattttgtcaa of Daucus carota subsp. sativus chromosome 3, DH1 v3.0, whole genome shotgun sequence contains these proteins:
- the LOC108214698 gene encoding CDPK-related protein kinase, which gives rise to MGICVSKPPPEPNLSNHIEIQENPEPKNPENPAKKSREDGELAKKSPFFPFYSPSPAHFLFSKKSPARSPLNSSSNSTPKRFFKRPFPPPSPAKHIKAVWARRVKPNEAAIPEGEEVEGGGLDKSFGFSKNFASKYEVGEEVGRGHFGYTCKAKFKKGDSKGKDVAVKVIPKAKMTTAIAIEDVRREVKILRALTGHSNLVQFYDAYEDHENVYVVMELCEGGELLDKILARGGKYTEDDAKAVMIQILNVVAFCHLQGVVHRDLKPENFLFMSKDEDSPLKAIDFGLSDFVKPDERLNDIVGSAYYVAPEVLHRSYSTEADVWSIGVISYILLCGSRPFWARTESGIFRAVLKADPIFEEPPWPSLSAEAKDFVKRLLNKDPRKRMTAAQALSHPWIRSNNDIKVPLDILIFKLLKAYMRSSPLRKAALRALSKTLTVDELFYLKEQFALLEPNKNGSICLDNIKQALMKNATEAMKESRVHDFLASLNALQYRRMDFEEFCAAATSVHQLEALDRWEQHARCAYELFEKDGNRAIMIEELASELGLSPSVPVHAVLHDWIRHTDGKLSFLGFVKLLHGVSSRSLAKAQ